One Dioscorea cayenensis subsp. rotundata cultivar TDr96_F1 chromosome 17, TDr96_F1_v2_PseudoChromosome.rev07_lg8_w22 25.fasta, whole genome shotgun sequence DNA window includes the following coding sequences:
- the LOC120280962 gene encoding uncharacterized protein LOC120280962 isoform X2: MVKPKRLDEAMKDIIMDVEVQDMGSGLSVFLLSFRGGFLVFSKILRVLQEEGMEILAANFVSGEKAFMTVQYLASENGNSGFEADKVAERLKKDVQNYNQN; encoded by the exons ATGGTGAAGCCGAAGAGATTGGATGAAGCTATGAAGGATATTATAATGGACGTTGAGGTTCAAGACATGGGTTCTGGATTATCTGTGTTTCTTCTTAGTTTCCGCGGTGGCTTTTTGGTATTTTCCAAGATTCTCCGGGTGCTCCAAGAAGAGGGGATGGAAATCTTAGCTGCCAACTTCGTCTCCGGTGAAAAGGCTTTTATGACAGTGCAGTATTTG GCTTCAGAGAATGGTAACAGTGGGTTTGAAGCTGATAAAGTTGCGGAGAGATTGAAGAAAGACGTTCAGAATTATAATCAGAATTAA
- the LOC120280962 gene encoding uncharacterized protein LOC120280962 isoform X1, which yields MIVKKEVMVKPKRLDEAMKDIIMDVEVQDMGSGLSVFLLSFRGGFLVFSKILRVLQEEGMEILAANFVSGEKAFMTVQYLASENGNSGFEADKVAERLKKDVQNYNQN from the exons ATGATAGTAAAAAAGGAAGTTATGGTGAAGCCGAAGAGATTGGATGAAGCTATGAAGGATATTATAATGGACGTTGAGGTTCAAGACATGGGTTCTGGATTATCTGTGTTTCTTCTTAGTTTCCGCGGTGGCTTTTTGGTATTTTCCAAGATTCTCCGGGTGCTCCAAGAAGAGGGGATGGAAATCTTAGCTGCCAACTTCGTCTCCGGTGAAAAGGCTTTTATGACAGTGCAGTATTTG GCTTCAGAGAATGGTAACAGTGGGTTTGAAGCTGATAAAGTTGCGGAGAGATTGAAGAAAGACGTTCAGAATTATAATCAGAATTAA